GGGCATGAGTATTTTATTGCTGGTAGCTTTTTTGGGACACGCTGTTTTTGGTGATACAGGCGAGGTAGCTATGTCAGTTATTGGTTCGATTTTAGTGGCTTACGGACACATTAGAAACTTTAAAAGCCGCAAGCTATTAAGCCAATGCCATTAGCCATCTTTAAAGAGCTATCAGCTGTCCTTGAAAGAGCTATCAGCTGTCCTTGAAAGAGCTATCAGCTGTCCTTGAAAGAGCTATCAGCTGTCCTTGAAAGAGCTATCAGCTGTCCTTGAAAGAGCCATCAGCTGTCCTAAAAAGAACCGCCAGCTATCCCCAAAATAGCTATAACAAAAATCAGCTATTAATTTAAAAAATTCACACCGGAGTGGTTATGCAATCTCAAACTGTTATAAAAGACCAAACAAGTACTGGTTCTATCAGACGTTCAGTAAGCGCAAACGAGCCCAACATTCTCACAGATATTTACGATGACACTGTGAATTTAGCTTTGTGGCAGAGGGATTTGTCGGATGAAATAAAAGCCGAAGTAACAGAGTTTATCAACACTGCATCCCATCTTGATCGTTCTGCTTTTATTAGAGCACAACATATTGAAGATGATATTCGCGATGAACTAAAACGAACGACGCTAGGTGATGCCTTTATCAGCAATACCAGCGAATTGGTCGATATGTTTTGCACCTTGTTTGACCTTGACCAAGTGGGGTTTCGTATAAGGTTACTCGATTTGCCTATGTGTCCTCGATTTCATATTGACCGGGTACCTTGCCGATTAGTCACGACTTTTTCTGGACAAGGCACCCAGTGGTTAGACGATAACAACTTAGATAGAAGCAAGCTTGGTCACGGTAGCAACGGCCTAGATGATAGTGAGTCCGGTCTTTACCCAACTGATGTCCATATAGAAAGCATGAACGCTGGTGATGTCGCTTTGTTAAAGGGTTCTGCATGGATAGGTAATGAAGAAACTGCTGTTGTTCACCGTTCACCGCCATATCGCTCCGGCGAAAAACGTTTATTGCTTACGCTAGATTTTGTTTAAACATTGAACAGAGAAGTTATCGCCAATTAGTAAAAAATTGATTCATTAATCGCGTGTATTAAATTAATAGGTTGTCATATGAATAATCAACAAGAAGTTATTTTAGAATTAAATGGGATTTATAAAACATTTGGAATACATAAGGCTTTAAACAACTTGTCACTTTCCCTTGATGCAGGCGAAGTTTACGCATTATTAGGTCCAAACGGCGCAGGAAAAACTACAACATTAAATTTGATCTTAGGTTTTATTACACCAGACAAAGGCAGCGTTAAACTTGTAGGTAGCAGTATCCATGAAAATATTGCATTGACACGTCAAGTTATCGCTTACTTACCTGAGTCGGTAATGTTGCCGCCTTCATTAACCGCAATTGAATGTTTAACTTATTTTTCGTTACTCTCTGGTGAATCACTAGATAAAACGCATGCAAGTGAAATATTGACACAAGCAGGACTGCAAGAAAACGCTCATAATCGACGTACCGATATGTTTTCGAAGGGCATGCGACAAAAAGTAGGTCTTGCTATAGCGCTTGCTAAAAAAGCTAAATTGTTGCTATTAGATGAGCCTACTTCTGGGCTTGATGCTAGTGCCGCCAATGAACTTTCAGATGTTGTACGCACTGCCTCAAGTAAAGGAATTGCCGTGTTGATGGCTACTCATGATTTGTACCGAGTCAAAGATGTTGCCCACCGTTTGGGGATTTTGCAGGCTGGCCAGTTAGTGCAAGAGTGTGATACCAGTAATTTGAGTGCAACTGATATTGAAAAGCTATATTTGGAGCAACTTTCTGCATGATTATTCGATTAGTTTATTTTGAGTTAGTCATGCTCTTTCGTAAACGAGCCTTGCTGTTCTCGGTTTTATGTTTTGGGCTTCTCATTTTCATCACTGCGTTACATACAGCAGTTCATACCAAACAAATCAATCAGAAAAAAGAGACTATTTCTAAAATTGAACGAGACCGCTGGCTAAATCAGGGAGAAAAAGATCCTCATTCCGCTGCACATTATAGTGTTTTCGTATTTAAATCGACACCTATACTTTCATCCTTAGATGCTGGTATTGAGCCCTTTGTTGGACAAACAGTGTGGCTTGAGGCACATGCCCAAAATAATATGCTTTATAGGGAGCAAGGTGAAGCATCAGTATTGCAACGTACAGGTCTGTTACATCCATCTTCTTTGATTATTACCTTTGCCCCTTTGTTCATCTGTTTGCTAGTGTTTTCTATTATTGCATTGCAAAAAGAAAAAGGAGTATTGCGCTTTGTTTTAAGCACTAGTACACACCCTACAAAGTTCATCTTTGCGAAAATGTTTGCGGTTATGCTGGTGCTAATTTCCACATTAATTATTCCATCTTGTTTCGTCGCATTAATAAACATGATTAGTCAAACTTCATTCTCATTCGATAATATATATCGACTGTTGTTGTGGACGCTGACCATGTCATGTTATTTGTTGATCATCGCTATGCTCGCTATGTCTATTACGCTAATTGCCCGAAGTGCAAGGATTGCACTTATTATTTTGATAGGGTTTTGGATTGTTACTGTACTCATTTTACCTCGCTGGATTAGTGCCAGCGTTAACTTATCAATGCCGCTTCCAACCACGCAAACTATCCAAACAGAGATAGCCAAAAAGGCTCCTTCTTATTGGACAGCAGAACAAGGTGAAGAGCGACGCCAAGCTATACTTAAGGAGCATGGAGTCGACACTGAAGATGAATTGTCGATTGATTTACGTGGAGCTCAATTAGATTATGCTGAGCGGCATTCCCATAAGGTGTTTGATCAAGTATTGGGAAATCTTTATCAACAAGTAGATAACCAAGATGCACGCTTTGAACTATTTTCTTATCTATCACCCGCGATTGCACTATATAGCGTATCGCCCATTATTTCAGGAACAGACTTTAGTCAACACCAACATTTTATCAATACAGCAGAGCAATACCGGCGCTCGTTGGTTAATCGTATGAACCAAGAGGTAATGGAACATCCAAACGCTAAGCACACGGATGACGAATCATTATGGTCTCAAATTCCTCAATTTACTTATCAACCTTTGGTTATCAATGAGTCATTACAAAAAGCGTCGTCTGCGTTATGGGCTCTAGTTTTATGGGGTACTTTGGGTTTTGCCTTACTATTATTCACCATACGGAAAATGCAGTTATGAATAAAATCACTTTTAACTTACTTTTACGTTGGGAAATACAACGCATGTGGCGTAAGCCAATTGTGCTTATCGCACTTTTACTACTGAGTCTTGCCATGCTTTTTGGTGCTTTATCAGGTAAAACACTGCACCATAGCCAAACTGAGAGTATTTATAAAAATCAACAATATACAACAGATTGGTATGCTGAAATCAAGGCCAGCGCCAAACGTTATTCTACCGCGGTACAACCAGATTTACCTTACTGGCAAGACCCAACAAATGTATCAGGCTTTAGTCGTTACTTCTTAAAACAGTTCGCTTATAAACCTCATTTGGCTTTATCTCCAATTGCTGTGGGTAATAGCGATTTATTGCCAAGTCGTTTACCAGTGAAATTGGAAACTAGCTTTGGTATCGACCCGCAATACGATTTTGAAAATCCTCGTTCACTAGCATTAGGGCAGTTTGATCTAACATTTGTCGTCGTTTATTTGCTACCAATCGTTATCTTATTATTGGCGGCACTTTTAACAACCTTAGAACGAGACAACGGCTCTTTACGCCTTATAGCTGCACAACCAATAACACCACGTGCTTGGCTTGGAGCTAGATTAGCTGCTTTATTTATCTATGTTCTTCCTTCTATTTTTATCACCGTTTGGTTTGCTTTATGGCTAACAAGTGTACCAATTTTCGCAAACTTAGCTGAAATATTGACGATATTTATTGTTATCGCTGCTTATACATTATTTTGGTTTTCAATTTGTTTTGTAGTATTGAGTTATTGGTTAAGTGCTGCTGGCGCAATGAGTGTGCTGATCGGTATATGGGGCGGATTATTGATTGGTATGCCTATGTTGTTAAACATAATACAGAATATCACCATCGATCCACCTTCTTATTTAGAGTATGTCAATAAGACCCGTCATGAACAAGATTTGGTTAATAGTGAAGCTTCTGAACTGGTGGCTAAAGCGTTCAAAACCCATCCCATGTTAGCCGGAAATTTCGATACGGTTCCAACAATAGATTACGCAACACGTTTAACCTTTCTCGCTCCTGAGCTTGAAAAACGTTTGCAACCTATGCACGAAGAAATTGAAAAATCACGGCAAAATCAGCAGCAATTTTCATCTATCGCAGAATATTTGTCTCCTAGTTTAGGGGTCATTAATGCCTTATCGGTTATTGCTGGCACAAACAGTACGCGACATCATTTATTTCTAGCGCAAACCCGTGACTATCAACTACAACTGCGGGAGATGTTTTACACTAGGATCTATCAACAGCTTATTAATCCGTCCCTCAAACCTGAGGGAAGTTCAGGTCAATTTAGTTTTACCGCTTACGATCAAATTCCTGAATTTGTATTTCAAGAGCCATCTGTAGTATCGAGGTTAATACAAGTTATTCGTGTAACGGTTTGTTTGTTATTGCTGTCTATGCTAATTGCCTTTGCAAGGCTACGTCATTTGCATACTTGGCCTGAGGATTTATAACTGTGATTCTGCGAATAATTTCAGCGACACTATTAAGCTTTTTAATATCAGATGCATTAGCGCCACGCAGCGTTGATTTAACCTTTAGCCGTAGCTTTTAACTATGGCTAACTCGACTGAGCATAAATCCCGCCGCGTTCCTCGGATTGGGCGATGGCATCAAACGGTCTGGCGTTGGCATTTTTATGCTGGACTAATTGTGGCGCCATTTTTATTTATTTTATCTGTTACAGGGGCTACTTACCTGTTTAACGATGAAATTAATGATGCCCTCTATCCAGAACAACGATTTGTTGCTCAGATATTACCTGCTTTACCTGTCAGTCATTTAATTACTGCAGCCTTAGTTGATTACCCTGAAGCTAAGGTCACCCGAGTAGATCAGCCCACAGAAATAGGCCGCAGCGGCAAGGTATATATTACCACTAATACCGGTGAATCCCGCCGTGTTTATGTCGACCCTGGAACGGCTCAAACTCTTGGTTCTTACGTTTATACAAGTACTTTAGTGGGTTTTGCTGATGTGTTTCATGGTTCTTTATTTTTGGGGCGTTTTGGCGATGGAATAGTAGAATTAATGGCATGTTGGAGCTTTATTTTACTCATTACAGGGGTGTACTTGTGGTTGCCCAGTCAACTCGGCAGTATGGGTAAAATGTTGCTACCGTCCTTCACCACAAACGGACGCAGTGCTTGGCGAAGCTGGCATGGTGTTATTGGACTTTGGAGTGCATTTATATTGGGTTTTCTGATTTTAACAGGCTTGCCTTGGGCTAATGTTTGGGGGGGATTATTACGCTCTGCCACTGACAACATTGGCATGGGTTACCCTGAAAATCATAGCTCCCATGGTACTGTACCTATCAGTTCAAAAGCTAAACCTGCAACTATGCAATTGGCGCTAGGCAGTGCTCCTTGGGCATTAGAAGATACTCCGATGCCAGTATCTGATGAGCGTGCAGCCCATCATGGCAGCGGCGGCGGAACAACACTGCCAGATTTACAATCTGGTATCGGTATCGACAAAGCAATAATGTTGTTTGCTGAAAAAAATATGAATTCACCATATAGATTGTTTTTACCTAAAGATCCTCAAGGTGTGTACACCGCTTATACGTATCCAAATCAACCTCAAGGGCAGCGCACTATTCATTTAGATCAATATACTGGTGATGTTTTAGGTGAAGTAAGTTTTTCTGATTATGGTATGGCAGCTAAAGCTGTTGAAATTGGTGTGCAATTACACATGGGTAATTACTTTGGTTTAGCAAACCAGTTGTTAATGTTAGCGGGATGCTTTGGCGGTATCGTATTGTCAATTAGTGGGCCGGTAATGTGGTGGAAAAGGCGGCCATCAGGCAGGCTAGCTGCACCTCGTAAGCCTATATCTAGTGTCAAACAAGCAACTATGGTTTGGTTGGTAGTGTTATTGGGTTGCTTTTTCCCATTGGCAGGCGCTTCTTTGTTATCTGTTTTGTTATTTGAATATTTATGGCGCGTATTTCACGGTGGGTCTAAGCGTTAGATTGTTCTTTTGTTTAAACATATAAAAACACAAACGGGGCTTATCGCCCCGTTATTTTATTGGAATATTACACTTTTAAAATGTAGCTTCGAAAGAAACCCTAAAGGTGCGTGGAGCACCAATATTAAGTTGGTTTGCATAGATAAAGCTTGGATCATCATTGTGTAAGTATGACACCTGTGACCAAGGTACATATACTTCATCAAATAAATTATCCACTTTTGCAGAAATTCGGTAATTATTAAATGTCCAATTGGCAAATACGTCGGTTAGCGCATAGTTTTTTAGCGTGACGCTGTTCTCATTGTCGCCAAATCTGTCACCTACATAATGCCAAGAAATTCCGGCTTCAATAGGTAATGATGCAATATTACTGTAACTCAACCAAGCATTAGCCGTCCATTCAGGGATATTAGGTGGTGTGTTATCTGCAAAGTCAACAAAGTTACTAGAGGGTTTAAAGCTTGCATTGGTGTACGCCGAATTTAAACCTAAACGCCAGTTATCAGTAGGCTTCATCGAAAATGATACCTCAACACCAGATGAGTCTCGGCCGCCAATATTGGTGGCGCTGTCGACAGAGAAGCTCTCTAAAACATCATCTCGTTCAATATCAAAATATGCAAGTGTTAGCTCAGCTCGGTCATCGAGTAATGTTGATTTCATACCTACTTCCCATTGCACTGCATCAGTTAGGTCAAAATTTTGATTGGCGTTTACTAAAAATATGTTTGAACCAATAGGATCTTTAGCATTGTTATAATGAGCATAAGCTACTAGTTCATCGGTAAATTTATAGACAGTACCTAAACGCCAGCTTGCCCAACTGTATGTTCGGCTAAATCCACTGTTTTCATTTATTCCTTCTGCATTGTAATTTTCACGATCTAAATCTAATTCCTCATATCTTAAGGCTAATACTAAGCTTAAATCAGAATTTAACTCTACAGCATCTTCGGCAAATATAGCTTGAGTTTTCATTTGTGTAGGGCTGGCTCCCCGCAGTTCTTCTTGACCATAAAAACCAGCCACTGGATTGTAAGGATCAACTGCATCTTCAGCTTGTATTGGAACTGAACGGCGAAACCCTCGCGTACGTAAAAAATCTAGATCTATCAATTCAAAACCCGCCAGAAAACGATTATCCATGCCTGCAATTTTTGATTCATTGTTTAGCGTAAAGCGATTACCCCATAGGTCTTGATCGTGATCTAAGATAAAATAACCATAATAACGTTGTATTGTTCCTACTTCTTCACAGACACCCACTTGTTCTGTGCAGTAGACAAAACCTTCAGCATTTTTCCAATTACGCTCAGCATTAAATTGATACAAGGTATTTTGTAGTGAAGTGGTATCAGAGATGTGCCAAGCTAAATCAACACGATTAAAATATTGTTCGGATGAGGCATCAGCGTCTTCGATATTGTAATTTTTAAAGCGCATAGCGCCATCAAGGGTTTCGCCACTATCTGTTTTTACAGCCGAGGTTAGCGGGTCTCTTGCGGCATCGAGTGGTACTAACGGAGTACCAAAATAACTGCCTACCTTGTCTTGTAAATGATCAGTGCTAAATCTAGCTGAAAAATCATCAGTAATATTCCACATTAAACTAAGAGTAAAATTGGAGGATGATTGATCTGTATCATCTACATAACCATCTGAACTATAGGTGCTTACTGTGCCGTTGTACCACAAGGAGTCGTTGATTTCTCCTTTAGCACCAACACCTAAATGATATGAATTATATTTACCGTAAGAGGCTAATATATTCATTTCGTCCCTTTCATTTTGACGTGCACTTTTTGTCACTGCATTAACCGTTCCGGCAACTGCTCCTACTCCATTTAATACTGATGATGGCCCTCTTAAAATTTCAACACGTTGCAGATTAAAGGTGTTTTGTGGACGCATAACCATAGTACTAGGACCAACCCATAAACCATCCCGTAACACTGTAATTTGTGCGCCAGAAAATCCACGCATAGAAAAAGAAGAAGGAGCTGTGGGCGTGTCCCCAGTCACAATGCCTGGAAAACTTTCAACAGCTTCAGAGAGTTTTTCATAGCCTCTAGCCCGCATAACGGCGTCATCAATTATTTCTATTGTTGCAGGGGTTTCCAAGATCGTTAAGCCAAGGCGACTACCTGTAGTTGATTTTTCACTTAATCCAATATCACTGACTGCATGTCCGACTACAGTAATTGATTCAATATCTGATGTTTTATCTCTCGCTACTTTGAGGGGATTTTCTTGAGAGTAAGCGTTAGATGAAAGTAAATAGGTACTGAGTGTGAGGCACACAACAGCTTTGGCTTTTTCAAGGTACATAATAGTCCTAATTAAGTGTTAATTGAAAAGTATGGCTATGAGTTAAATATTTATAGCCCTATACGCAAAATGAGAATGCAATCACATTCTTATTGATATGTTATATTATAACATTATGTGTGTGAAGCATAAATGCATGAATAAGAAACTTATGTAAAATAGTTTGAAAGTGATCTAAAAAACTTGTAGTAAAATATTAGTGTTTACGAAAGTCGTCAGGTTGACCATAAAATTTATCGATTGAAACCGTATCAAGAATATAGGCAGAGGTGCCCATGGGATCTTCAAATAAACCTTGGTTGATTTTTCCATTTAAGGTGTAGGCTTGGGTAATATCGAGTTCGCTAAAACCGGGTTCTAAGCGTGTAAATATCATCTGATTAGGCGGTGGCGGTGGAAAATGTAAACAAGCGCCAAAGTAAGGCACAATGAATAAGTGTTGCACACTTTTATCTTCATAAAAATCTATAGGTACAATAAAGCCTGAAATTGTCACCATCTTGTTATCTAGCCTGTCAATGGTATTAGTTGAACTTAGTGCTTGTTGGTAATCTTGATCACTTGAAGCTTGGATTGAGCGTAATATTTGTGCCGTCATCCCTTCTAAGTTTTGCGCTTGTTTTGCCTGATATTTACCTATGGTTTGTTTTTCACTTTGAGGTAACAGCATTGCCCAGTTTAAGGGCGTAATGTTAGCATTTGTATATGCGGATTTAAGGGGGGTATTTGAAGTGCTATAGAGTGACGTATTAGGCCAAACATGTTGTTTGATTGCTGGCCAATATTGTAATGCCAGACGCGTAACTATCATGCCTACAACGATACATAGCAGTAAACTCAAAGTGATTTTCAATCGAGTTCCCATTAGTTTTGTCATGGCGATTTCTTGATACTTCCCTGTTATTCAAAAATCTGAATGTTGTCGATTGTCATACCATAAGCCGACATACCAGTTTCGGTGTCAGTTGTTTGGATATGTATGGTCCCTTCAAACCAAAAAGCTTCGGTGAGTCCATCTAATTTAAAACCTTCTTTGAGCTTGCCATAGATCATTTGATTAGGTGGTGGTGGGGGCATGTGCAAGCATGCGCCAAAATAGGGAACAATAAAAAATTCAGTTACATTTTGTTGCCCATCAGTGACTAGAGGTACCATGTAGCCTGGGATTTTTATGGCTTTATTGTCAAATTCCTTAATTACACGTACAGAAGTTAACGCTTGTTGAAAGCGGCGAGTAGCATCGTCTGCGGTGGAGGAATTAGATAATGCTTCGATAGAATCTTGCGCACTACCGTCTGCAATATTTGCTAGATTATCAGGGGGACTAAGCAAAGCCGCTAGATCATCGGTTGGCATCAATTGAACCCAATCAATCTCCTCATAGGCGGGATCTTTTGCTGTTGCTGCATAAGTAGGTGCAGTAAAGTGTAATAACAAAAGTGTGATGGAAATGCGCCAAAAGGTAAAAAAAGTGAAAGTTTTCATCATTAATCTGTACATCCAATAGATGTAAATGTTATATCATAACAATTGTATCCAATGCCACTCTTAGTGTATTTATGACAGCAGAAAACAGTGATCAACAGTTAATTAGTAGTGATAGTCAAATTGCGATCGAATTGCATGATTTAAAACATTCCTATGGTAAGCGCCAAGGAGGGAGTCATGCTTTACTTTTTAATCGATGGTCAGTTGAAACAGGCCAACAGGTTTTTTTGTTTGGTGACTCGGGCTCGGGTAAGTCGACATTATTAAATTTATTGTCCGGCATTTTAGCGCCGCAACAAGGCAGCATTAAATTGTTTGGTACTGAATTGGGCAAGCTGTCGAATAGCCAGCGAGATCGTTTTCGTGCTGAAAATATAGGTGTGGTGTTTCAACAGTTTAATCTTATTCCTTATTTGAGCGTGGCAAAAAATATTGAGCTGGCTGTGTATTTGGCTAAGTCGTCAAAGCAGAATTTAGATGAATCGATAAAGCAGCTAATGTTGGCTTTAAAGTTACCTAAAAATCTATTACATATACCTGTTTCAAGTTTAAGTATTGGCCAGCAACAGCGAGTTGCCATAATGCGAGCGTTTATTAATTCGCCCAAATTGATGTTAATAGACGAGCCCACGTCAGCACTGGATAATACCGCCAAACATGCCTTTATGACGTTACTGCTAGAAATGTGTGATGCCAATAATACGACTATGGTGTTTGTCAGTCACGACCTTGAGTTAAAGCGTTACTTTTCAATACATACTGATATTTCATCGTTTTGTCGCTCAAGCTCCCAGTCAATAAAAACGGAGGTGAGTTAATGCTTACTTCTATAGCATGGCGCAGTTTAATAAGCCGCCGAAAAACTGTATTGCTGACCTTTTTATCTTTAGTTGTGAGTATTAGTGTATTAATAAGTGTTGAACACATTCGTTTACAGGCAAAAGAAAGTTTTAACCGGACTATCTCTGGCGTCGACTTAATTGTCGGTGCGCCAAGTGGTGAATTGAACCTGCTTTTATATTCAATTTTTAGAATGGGTAGCCCGACTAATAGTATCGACTATGACAGTTTCACTATGCTCAAGTCTAATAAGTCGGTTGCATGGGCAGTGCCAATTTCATTAGGCGATTCTCACCATGGTTTTCGAGTGTTAGGCACCAATACCGACTATTTTACGTATTTTAAATATGCTAATAAAAAACCGTTAACTCTGAGTCAAGGTAAGGTTTTTTCAAGTGCTTTTGATACTGTAATTGGTGCGGATGTGGCGAAAGAATTAGGTTACCGAGTCGGCGACAAAATAGTGTTATCTCATGGTATTGGTCACACAAGTTTTGTCCATCATGAGCAAGCGCCTTTTACAATAGCGGGTATTATTGCGGTCACAGGTACACCGGTAGATAAAACGGTGCATGTTAACCTAGCTGCAATCGAAGCGATTCATTTGCCCCCCAAAGAATTACAACAATTGAAAGAACAAGCTCATGAGCATAGAGATGAGCAGGCTAATCATTCCCCTGAGAGTCATTCAACTGATAGTCATGCCCATGAAAACGAACATGAAGAACAACATGCTCATGAAGAAGATCATCCAGCCACTCACGAAAATCATCATGATCAACATTCAGCAGAAAAAATTACCGCAGTGTTATTAGGATTAAATAATAAATTTGCTACTTTCACCTTGCAGCGACAAATTAATAATTATCCAAACGATAGACTAATGGCCGTATTGCCCGGAGTGGCTATGACCCAGTTATGGGGGTTAATGGGTAATGTTGAAAAAATCCTACAGGTGATTGGTTCTTTGGTCTTGTTAGCATCATTATTTGGTTTAGCCACTATGTTGTTAGCCTCCATGAACGAACGACAAAAGGAAATTGCTGTGTTTCGGGTATTAGGTGCCTCTCCTATACTGATTGTTTGTTTGGTTATTCTAGAAGCATTAATGATTAGTTTTTTGGCTTTGTGTTGCTCCTTTTTACTGGTTTCATTATCACTGACAGTACTAGATGATTGGTTAACCACCGAATACGGACTGTTTTTACAGCACAATGTGTTAAATAAAGATTCTATGATCTTGTCTGTAATTATACTTTTGGCCACAAGTATCACTGCTTTAGTGCCCGGTTTTGAGGCTTACAAACAGGCTTTACATAGCCAGCTATCAGCTCGTTAAAACAGATCTTATTTTATAGGTAAATTAAGAGTTTAGAATAAGAACGGTTTAATTTTTACACTGCTATAGTCTAATAGATTTAACTTTAATATTGATTAAAATAATCAATAACACAATGCTGAAAATAAACTTATTTGAAATGAAAGTTTTAGTTACGAATCAAGTTCTTAGTTATGATATCTAAAGCGGGCTTAAGATAAATGTGATGAGCCCCTTAGATACTTTATACAACTCACTAAGATGAAAAGGGCAATAATGAGGATAACAAAAAAACAGGTCAAGACCGCAATATTTATTAGTATATTGGTCGGCACAATATTGACCTTAATTAATCAAGGTGAAGCGTTTTTTGACGATACAGAGATAAACTGGTTTAAGGTAGTCCTCACCTATATCGTGCCCTTTTGTGTGTCGTTGTATTCTAGCAGCGTGGCGCGGATGGATATAAAATAAATTTCTTTTGGATGATTTAACTCGTCCACTTTCAATTGGAGTGATAATGGATATGTTAAATAATTTGAGTATCAATAAACGCCTGCTTATTGGTTTTAGTGTGGTGACCTTGCTTATGGTAGTGCTCACTATGGTCGGTATATATCGAGTCAATATGATCGGTAGCACCTTAACCACAATGACCGAGGTCAACGTAGTTAAACAACGTAATGCCATTAACTTTCGCGGTAGTGTGCATGACCGCGCAATAGCTATTCGTGATCTAGCGACTGCTAATACCCCCGCTAATATTAAAACCCATATTGATGATATTAAACGTTTGACTCAATTTTATGGTGCTTCCCATAAAAAAATGCAGGAAATGAAAGCATCCGGTATATTTTTTAGT
The sequence above is a segment of the Paraglaciecola sp. L3A3 genome. Coding sequences within it:
- a CDS encoding TonB-dependent siderophore receptor; protein product: MYLEKAKAVVCLTLSTYLLSSNAYSQENPLKVARDKTSDIESITVVGHAVSDIGLSEKSTTGSRLGLTILETPATIEIIDDAVMRARGYEKLSEAVESFPGIVTGDTPTAPSSFSMRGFSGAQITVLRDGLWVGPSTMVMRPQNTFNLQRVEILRGPSSVLNGVGAVAGTVNAVTKSARQNERDEMNILASYGKYNSYHLGVGAKGEINDSLWYNGTVSTYSSDGYVDDTDQSSSNFTLSLMWNITDDFSARFSTDHLQDKVGSYFGTPLVPLDAARDPLTSAVKTDSGETLDGAMRFKNYNIEDADASSEQYFNRVDLAWHISDTTSLQNTLYQFNAERNWKNAEGFVYCTEQVGVCEEVGTIQRYYGYFILDHDQDLWGNRFTLNNESKIAGMDNRFLAGFELIDLDFLRTRGFRRSVPIQAEDAVDPYNPVAGFYGQEELRGASPTQMKTQAIFAEDAVELNSDLSLVLALRYEELDLDRENYNAEGINENSGFSRTYSWASWRLGTVYKFTDELVAYAHYNNAKDPIGSNIFLVNANQNFDLTDAVQWEVGMKSTLLDDRAELTLAYFDIERDDVLESFSVDSATNIGGRDSSGVEVSFSMKPTDNWRLGLNSAYTNASFKPSSNFVDFADNTPPNIPEWTANAWLSYSNIASLPIEAGISWHYVGDRFGDNENSVTLKNYALTDVFANWTFNNYRISAKVDNLFDEVYVPWSQVSYLHNDDPSFIYANQLNIGAPRTFRVSFEATF
- a CDS encoding DUF3526 domain-containing protein is translated as MNKITFNLLLRWEIQRMWRKPIVLIALLLLSLAMLFGALSGKTLHHSQTESIYKNQQYTTDWYAEIKASAKRYSTAVQPDLPYWQDPTNVSGFSRYFLKQFAYKPHLALSPIAVGNSDLLPSRLPVKLETSFGIDPQYDFENPRSLALGQFDLTFVVVYLLPIVILLLAALLTTLERDNGSLRLIAAQPITPRAWLGARLAALFIYVLPSIFITVWFALWLTSVPIFANLAEILTIFIVIAAYTLFWFSICFVVLSYWLSAAGAMSVLIGIWGGLLIGMPMLLNIIQNITIDPPSYLEYVNKTRHEQDLVNSEASELVAKAFKTHPMLAGNFDTVPTIDYATRLTFLAPELEKRLQPMHEEIEKSRQNQQQFSSIAEYLSPSLGVINALSVIAGTNSTRHHLFLAQTRDYQLQLREMFYTRIYQQLINPSLKPEGSSGQFSFTAYDQIPEFVFQEPSVVSRLIQVIRVTVCLLLLSMLIAFARLRHLHTWPEDL
- a CDS encoding ABC transporter ATP-binding protein is translated as MNNQQEVILELNGIYKTFGIHKALNNLSLSLDAGEVYALLGPNGAGKTTTLNLILGFITPDKGSVKLVGSSIHENIALTRQVIAYLPESVMLPPSLTAIECLTYFSLLSGESLDKTHASEILTQAGLQENAHNRRTDMFSKGMRQKVGLAIALAKKAKLLLLDEPTSGLDASAANELSDVVRTASSKGIAVLMATHDLYRVKDVAHRLGILQAGQLVQECDTSNLSATDIEKLYLEQLSA
- a CDS encoding DUF3526 domain-containing protein, yielding MIIRLVYFELVMLFRKRALLFSVLCFGLLIFITALHTAVHTKQINQKKETISKIERDRWLNQGEKDPHSAAHYSVFVFKSTPILSSLDAGIEPFVGQTVWLEAHAQNNMLYREQGEASVLQRTGLLHPSSLIITFAPLFICLLVFSIIALQKEKGVLRFVLSTSTHPTKFIFAKMFAVMLVLISTLIIPSCFVALINMISQTSFSFDNIYRLLLWTLTMSCYLLIIAMLAMSITLIARSARIALIILIGFWIVTVLILPRWISASVNLSMPLPTTQTIQTEIAKKAPSYWTAEQGEERRQAILKEHGVDTEDELSIDLRGAQLDYAERHSHKVFDQVLGNLYQQVDNQDARFELFSYLSPAIALYSVSPIISGTDFSQHQHFINTAEQYRRSLVNRMNQEVMEHPNAKHTDDESLWSQIPQFTYQPLVINESLQKASSALWALVLWGTLGFALLLFTIRKMQL
- a CDS encoding PepSY domain-containing protein, with the translated sequence MANSTEHKSRRVPRIGRWHQTVWRWHFYAGLIVAPFLFILSVTGATYLFNDEINDALYPEQRFVAQILPALPVSHLITAALVDYPEAKVTRVDQPTEIGRSGKVYITTNTGESRRVYVDPGTAQTLGSYVYTSTLVGFADVFHGSLFLGRFGDGIVELMACWSFILLITGVYLWLPSQLGSMGKMLLPSFTTNGRSAWRSWHGVIGLWSAFILGFLILTGLPWANVWGGLLRSATDNIGMGYPENHSSHGTVPISSKAKPATMQLALGSAPWALEDTPMPVSDERAAHHGSGGGTTLPDLQSGIGIDKAIMLFAEKNMNSPYRLFLPKDPQGVYTAYTYPNQPQGQRTIHLDQYTGDVLGEVSFSDYGMAAKAVEIGVQLHMGNYFGLANQLLMLAGCFGGIVLSISGPVMWWKRRPSGRLAAPRKPISSVKQATMVWLVVLLGCFFPLAGASLLSVLLFEYLWRVFHGGSKR
- a CDS encoding DUF1826 domain-containing protein, whose product is MQSQTVIKDQTSTGSIRRSVSANEPNILTDIYDDTVNLALWQRDLSDEIKAEVTEFINTASHLDRSAFIRAQHIEDDIRDELKRTTLGDAFISNTSELVDMFCTLFDLDQVGFRIRLLDLPMCPRFHIDRVPCRLVTTFSGQGTQWLDDNNLDRSKLGHGSNGLDDSESGLYPTDVHIESMNAGDVALLKGSAWIGNEETAVVHRSPPYRSGEKRLLLTLDFV